The Pseudomonas sp. FP2309 genome has a window encoding:
- the nirB gene encoding nitrite reductase large subunit NirB translates to MNSKIASSKQTLIVVGNGMVGHHCVEQLIERGALERYQLHVFSEEPMRAYDRVHLSEYFTGRDAESLALSEAALYQTPGITLHLGVPVLEIDRERREVITAQGCVAYDKLVLATGSYPFVPPIEGAEGDSRLVYRTLQDLDAIRVAAANARRGVVVGGGLLGLEAANALKSLGLEAHVVEFAPRLMPVQLDDFGGLALKAQIERLGVGVHLSRATQSISAGEQYRYRMNFANDEFLETDLIVFSAGIRAQDALARQAGLEIGPRGGVVINDECLSCDPHIYAIGECASWNGSLFGLVAPGYQMARGVAALLCEQAAEPFVGADMSTKLKLLGVDVGSIGDAHAHTPGARSYQFIDEASASYRRLVVDASGKHVIGAVLVGDNSYYDTLLQYMQNAIALPAEPASLILPSSAGAPTLGPGALPESATVCSCHNVNKGAICSAIDAGCSDLGELKSQTKACTGCGGCAGLLKQVFEHELIARGVSVDKSLCEHFAYTRQELYALVRVEGVITFEELLAKHGRGHTGCDVCKPAVGSILASCWNQPIMDASLVPLQDTNDTFMANMQKNGTYSVVPRIPGGEITADKLIVIGEVAKKYDLYTKITGGQRIDLFGAQLHELPDIWAELIAAGFETGHAYGKSTRTVKSCVGSTWCRYGVQDSVKMALLIEDRYKGLRSPHKLKFAVSGCTRECAEAQSKDVGVIATEKGWNLYIAGNGGMRPRHAELFATDLDDATLIKYIDRFLMFYIRTADKLQRTSVWRESLEGGLDFLKDVILHDSLGLGAELEAQMQLVVDRYECEWANALKDPEKLKRFRTFVNDKRPDPDIHFVQERGQRRPIMAAELNLIPVIEEIA, encoded by the coding sequence ATGAACTCCAAGATCGCCAGTAGCAAACAAACCCTGATCGTCGTCGGCAATGGCATGGTCGGCCACCACTGTGTGGAGCAACTGATCGAGCGCGGCGCGCTGGAACGCTACCAACTGCACGTGTTCAGCGAAGAGCCGATGCGCGCCTATGACCGTGTGCACCTGTCCGAGTACTTCACCGGTCGCGATGCCGAGTCGCTGGCGCTGTCCGAAGCGGCGTTGTACCAGACGCCGGGCATCACGCTGCACTTGGGTGTGCCGGTACTGGAGATCGACCGCGAGCGCCGCGAGGTGATCACCGCCCAGGGCTGCGTGGCGTACGACAAACTGGTACTGGCCACCGGCTCTTACCCCTTCGTGCCGCCGATCGAGGGCGCTGAAGGCGATTCACGCCTGGTGTACCGCACCTTGCAGGACCTCGATGCGATCCGCGTTGCGGCGGCCAATGCGCGGCGCGGCGTGGTGGTCGGCGGTGGCCTGCTGGGCCTGGAGGCGGCCAACGCGCTGAAAAGCCTCGGCCTGGAAGCCCATGTGGTGGAATTCGCACCGCGCTTGATGCCGGTGCAGTTGGACGACTTCGGTGGCCTGGCGCTCAAGGCCCAGATCGAACGACTGGGCGTCGGCGTGCACCTGTCCCGCGCCACCCAGTCGATAAGCGCGGGCGAGCAGTACCGCTACCGCATGAACTTTGCCAATGACGAATTCCTCGAAACCGACCTGATTGTGTTCTCGGCCGGCATCCGTGCCCAGGACGCCCTGGCGCGTCAGGCCGGCCTGGAGATTGGCCCGCGCGGTGGCGTGGTGATTAACGATGAATGCTTGAGTTGCGACCCGCACATTTATGCGATCGGCGAGTGCGCATCGTGGAACGGCAGCCTGTTCGGCCTGGTCGCGCCGGGCTACCAGATGGCGCGCGGGGTGGCTGCATTGCTGTGCGAGCAGGCCGCCGAACCCTTTGTCGGCGCCGATATGTCGACCAAGCTCAAATTGCTGGGCGTGGATGTGGGCTCCATCGGCGACGCCCATGCGCACACACCCGGCGCGCGCAGCTATCAGTTCATCGACGAGGCCAGCGCCAGCTACCGCCGCCTGGTGGTGGACGCAAGCGGCAAGCACGTGATCGGCGCTGTGCTGGTGGGCGACAACAGCTATTACGACACCTTGCTGCAATACATGCAGAACGCGATTGCGCTGCCGGCCGAACCGGCCAGCCTGATTCTGCCGTCCTCGGCCGGCGCGCCAACCCTGGGCCCTGGCGCGCTGCCGGAATCGGCCACCGTGTGCTCGTGTCACAACGTCAACAAAGGCGCGATCTGCTCGGCGATTGACGCCGGGTGCAGCGACCTTGGCGAACTCAAATCCCAGACCAAGGCCTGCACCGGTTGCGGTGGCTGCGCCGGGCTGCTCAAGCAAGTCTTCGAACACGAGTTGATCGCCCGAGGCGTCAGCGTCGACAAGAGCCTGTGCGAACACTTTGCCTACACCCGCCAGGAACTGTATGCCCTGGTGCGCGTGGAAGGGGTGATCACCTTTGAAGAACTGCTGGCCAAACACGGCCGTGGCCATACCGGTTGCGACGTGTGCAAACCGGCGGTGGGCTCAATCCTGGCCTCGTGCTGGAACCAGCCGATCATGGACGCCTCCCTGGTGCCATTGCAGGACACCAACGACACGTTCATGGCCAACATGCAAAAGAACGGCACCTACTCGGTGGTGCCGCGTATTCCCGGGGGAGAGATCACCGCCGACAAGCTGATCGTGATCGGCGAAGTGGCGAAGAAATACGACCTCTACACCAAGATCACCGGCGGCCAGCGCATCGACCTGTTTGGCGCGCAACTGCATGAGCTGCCGGATATCTGGGCCGAGCTGATTGCCGCCGGTTTCGAAACCGGGCATGCCTACGGCAAGTCCACGCGCACGGTGAAGTCCTGCGTGGGCAGCACTTGGTGCCGTTATGGCGTGCAGGACAGCGTGAAAATGGCGCTGCTGATCGAGGACCGCTACAAGGGCCTGCGTTCGCCGCACAAGCTCAAGTTCGCGGTGTCCGGTTGCACCCGTGAATGCGCCGAGGCCCAGAGCAAAGACGTGGGGGTGATCGCCACCGAGAAGGGCTGGAACCTTTACATCGCCGGCAACGGCGGCATGCGCCCGCGCCATGCCGAACTGTTCGCCACCGACCTCGACGACGCCACGTTGATCAAGTACATCGATCGCTTTTTGATGTTTTACATCCGCACCGCCGACAAGCTGCAACGCACCTCGGTGTGGCGCGAAAGCCTGGAAGGCGGCCTGGACTTCCTCAAAGACGTGATCCTGCACGACAGCCTGGGCCTGGGCGCCGAGCTCGAAGCGCAGATGCAATTGGTGGTCGACCGCTACGAATGCGAATGGGCCAACGCCCTCAAAGACCCGGAAAAACTCAAGCGCTTCCGCACCTTCGTCAACGACAAACGCCCCGACCCGGACATCCACTTTGTCCAGGAGCGCGGCCAGCGTCGGCCGATCATGGCCGCCGAACTCAACCTGATTCCCGTCATCGAGGAGATTGCCTGA
- a CDS encoding bifunctional nitrate reductase/sulfite reductase flavoprotein subunit alpha codes for MANQSVRSVCPYCGVGCGIVMQVEQNKVVKVIGDTAHPTNLGRLCTKGTTCGQAIAESGRMENAYLREHREHDPVRIAMDKAISETAGRLRHILDRDGPDALAFYVSGQMSLEAQYLINKLAKGFVGTHNIESNSRLCMASAGSGYKLSLGADGPPGSYEDFDRAELFFVIGANMADCHPILFLRMMDRVKAGAKLIVVDPRRSATADKAGLYLPIKPGTDLALLNGLLHLLVKNGHTDPAFIEAFTDGWEAMPGFLEDYPPHTVAEITGLAEADIRQAADWIGTAAEWMSCWTMGLNQSTHGTWNTNALCNLHLATGAICRPGSGPFSLTGQPNAMGGREMGYMGPGLPGQRSVLVEADRRFIEDLWQIPQNRLPRQAGGGTVAMFEQLAAGQIKACWIICTNPVASVPNRQTVIDGLRAAELVITQDAFLDTETNRYADILLPGALWAEAEGVMINSERNLTLMQKAVDAPAETLPDWQIIARVACAMGFAEAFTYTCASEVFEEIKHAWNPKTGYDMRGASYARLREQPLQWPCASNEAAPRNPIRYAHNGTLTFATDTGKARFYPRPHMPPAELPNDAFPFVLNTGRVQHQWHTLTKTGKVATLNKLNPGPFVEIHPEDAARLGIRAKDPVEVRSLRGRAVLPAVITDRVRPGNCFAPFHWNDVFGEHLAINAVTHDAVDPISLQPEFKCCAVALARVELIEHRFLEQPAAAAHALAEAPAMSRFDAFAELTGIRDLPAPALCDSERTYLAGFLNGLQSGAARQAKGVPVMPASAPLTQDARLWLDGLLAGLFSRSETAPAPSPDVTLLWASQTGNAQALAERCARRLREAGISVELSAMADFPASRLASTQTLALISSTFGDGDPPDNGEAFWHGLSSIGTRLESLRFAVLALGDPNYDQFCRHGKRLDQRLLELGATRLLERVDCDTDFEERADAWLTRLQHTLNPAKPITQATPAGKTKLHGSRLLLNRHLNPDSRHKETRQFALDLADSGLTYEAGDALGVRPRNCPELVSELLDLTHLSAGTLVNIDTFGDVPLQQALTQHFEIARPSSETLAFIAQRSANAGLEQLLRPEHKAELKDWLWGRQLVDVLQHYPIDCTADELLGTLKRLQPRLYSIASSAKAYPQQVHLTVAAVRYGKRKGVSSTFLADRVGDDEVPVFVQPSKHFRTPGDGEVPMIMIGPGTGVAPFRAFLQERRAMGHQGRNWLFFGEQHAASDFYYKDELQGLQHDGLLTHLSLAFSRDQAQKIYVQDRIREHGAELWRWLQDGARLYVCGDASHMAKDVDQALRQVAQTHGGLGAEDAVDYWRQLSEQKRYLRDVY; via the coding sequence ATGGCAAACCAAAGCGTACGTAGCGTGTGTCCTTATTGTGGCGTGGGCTGCGGCATCGTCATGCAGGTCGAGCAGAATAAAGTGGTCAAGGTGATCGGCGACACGGCCCACCCCACCAACCTCGGCCGCCTGTGCACCAAGGGCACCACCTGCGGGCAAGCCATCGCCGAGTCCGGACGCATGGAAAATGCCTACTTGCGTGAACACCGCGAGCACGACCCGGTGCGCATCGCCATGGACAAGGCCATCAGCGAAACCGCTGGCCGCCTGCGGCATATCCTCGACCGCGATGGCCCGGACGCACTGGCCTTCTACGTGTCCGGGCAGATGTCGCTGGAAGCCCAGTACCTGATCAACAAGTTAGCCAAGGGCTTTGTCGGCACCCATAACATCGAATCCAACTCGCGCCTGTGCATGGCCAGCGCGGGCAGCGGCTACAAACTGTCACTGGGTGCGGACGGCCCGCCCGGTTCCTATGAAGACTTCGACCGCGCCGAGCTGTTCTTCGTGATCGGCGCGAATATGGCCGACTGTCACCCGATCCTGTTCCTGCGCATGATGGACCGGGTCAAAGCCGGGGCAAAACTGATCGTGGTCGACCCTCGGCGCAGCGCCACGGCGGACAAGGCCGGCCTGTACCTGCCAATCAAACCGGGCACCGACCTCGCGCTGCTCAATGGCCTGCTGCACCTGCTGGTGAAGAACGGCCACACCGATCCGGCGTTTATTGAAGCTTTCACCGACGGCTGGGAGGCGATGCCTGGCTTCCTCGAAGACTACCCGCCGCACACCGTGGCCGAGATCACCGGTCTGGCCGAAGCCGATATCCGCCAAGCCGCCGACTGGATCGGCACAGCCGCCGAGTGGATGAGCTGCTGGACCATGGGCCTCAACCAGAGCACCCACGGCACCTGGAACACCAACGCCCTGTGCAACCTGCACCTGGCCACCGGCGCGATTTGCCGCCCCGGCAGCGGGCCGTTTTCCCTGACCGGCCAGCCCAATGCCATGGGCGGACGCGAGATGGGCTATATGGGGCCAGGCCTGCCAGGACAACGCTCAGTGCTGGTGGAAGCCGATCGCCGATTTATCGAAGACCTGTGGCAGATCCCTCAGAATCGCCTGCCGCGCCAGGCCGGTGGCGGCACCGTGGCGATGTTCGAGCAACTGGCCGCGGGGCAGATCAAAGCCTGCTGGATCATCTGCACCAACCCGGTGGCCAGCGTGCCGAACCGCCAGACCGTGATCGACGGCCTGCGCGCCGCCGAACTGGTGATCACCCAGGACGCGTTCCTCGACACCGAAACCAACCGCTACGCCGATATCCTGCTGCCCGGCGCGCTATGGGCCGAGGCTGAAGGGGTGATGATCAACTCAGAACGCAACCTGACCCTGATGCAAAAAGCCGTCGATGCGCCCGCCGAAACCCTGCCCGACTGGCAGATCATCGCCAGGGTCGCCTGTGCCATGGGCTTTGCCGAGGCGTTCACCTACACCTGCGCCAGCGAGGTGTTTGAAGAAATCAAACACGCCTGGAACCCCAAGACCGGCTACGACATGCGCGGCGCCAGCTACGCCCGCCTGCGTGAACAACCGCTGCAATGGCCCTGCGCATCCAACGAGGCAGCGCCGCGCAACCCGATCCGCTACGCGCACAACGGCACACTCACCTTCGCCACCGACACCGGCAAAGCCCGGTTCTACCCTCGGCCGCACATGCCACCGGCGGAACTGCCAAATGACGCTTTCCCCTTCGTGCTCAACACCGGCCGTGTGCAGCACCAGTGGCACACCCTGACCAAGACCGGCAAGGTCGCCACCCTGAACAAACTCAACCCCGGCCCCTTCGTGGAAATCCACCCCGAGGATGCCGCGCGCCTGGGCATCCGTGCCAAGGACCCGGTGGAAGTGCGCTCCCTGCGTGGGCGCGCGGTGTTGCCCGCCGTGATCACCGACCGGGTACGCCCCGGCAACTGCTTTGCGCCCTTTCACTGGAACGACGTGTTTGGCGAGCACTTGGCGATCAATGCCGTGACCCACGACGCCGTCGACCCGATTTCGCTGCAGCCGGAGTTCAAGTGCTGCGCCGTCGCACTGGCCCGTGTCGAACTGATCGAGCACCGCTTTCTCGAGCAACCGGCCGCCGCCGCCCATGCCCTTGCAGAGGCCCCCGCCATGTCGCGCTTCGACGCCTTCGCCGAACTCACCGGCATCCGCGACCTGCCGGCACCGGCCCTGTGCGACAGCGAACGCACCTACCTCGCTGGTTTCCTCAACGGCCTGCAATCCGGTGCCGCGCGCCAGGCCAAGGGTGTGCCAGTGATGCCGGCCAGTGCGCCGTTGACCCAGGACGCCCGATTGTGGCTGGACGGTTTGCTCGCGGGCTTGTTCAGCCGCAGCGAAACCGCCCCTGCGCCCTCCCCCGACGTCACCTTGTTGTGGGCCTCGCAGACCGGCAACGCCCAAGCCCTGGCCGAACGCTGCGCCAGGCGCCTGCGGGAAGCAGGCATCAGCGTCGAACTGAGCGCGATGGCAGACTTCCCCGCCAGCCGATTGGCCAGCACCCAAACCCTGGCGTTGATCAGCAGCACCTTTGGCGACGGCGATCCACCGGACAATGGCGAAGCGTTCTGGCACGGCCTCAGCAGCATTGGAACGCGACTGGAGTCCCTGCGCTTTGCCGTGCTGGCCCTGGGCGATCCGAACTATGACCAGTTCTGCCGGCACGGCAAAAGGCTTGACCAGCGCCTGTTGGAATTGGGCGCCACGCGCCTGCTGGAACGGGTCGACTGCGACACCGACTTCGAAGAACGCGCCGACGCCTGGCTGACGCGCCTCCAGCATACCCTCAACCCGGCCAAACCCATCACCCAGGCCACCCCCGCCGGCAAAACCAAGCTGCATGGTTCGCGCCTGTTGCTCAACCGGCACTTGAACCCCGACAGCCGGCACAAGGAAACCCGCCAGTTCGCCCTCGACCTGGCGGACTCCGGGCTCACCTACGAAGCCGGCGACGCCCTGGGCGTGCGCCCGCGCAACTGCCCCGAGCTGGTGAGCGAACTGCTTGACCTGACCCACCTGAGCGCAGGCACGCTGGTGAACATCGACACCTTCGGGGACGTGCCGCTGCAACAGGCGCTCACCCAACACTTCGAAATCGCCCGGCCCAGCAGCGAGACCCTCGCCTTTATCGCGCAGCGCAGCGCCAACGCGGGCCTTGAACAGTTGCTGCGCCCCGAGCACAAGGCTGAGCTCAAAGACTGGCTGTGGGGCCGGCAACTGGTGGATGTGCTGCAGCACTACCCCATCGACTGCACGGCGGACGAACTGCTCGGCACCCTCAAGCGCCTGCAACCGCGCCTGTATTCGATTGCCTCCAGCGCCAAGGCCTACCCGCAGCAAGTGCACCTCACCGTGGCCGCCGTGCGCTACGGCAAGCGCAAGGGCGTGTCGTCGACCTTCCTGGCAGACCGCGTTGGTGACGACGAAGTCCCGGTGTTCGTGCAGCCGTCCAAGCACTTCCGCACGCCAGGCGACGGTGAGGTGCCGATGATCATGATCGGGCCCGGCACAGGCGTGGCGCCGTTTCGCGCGTTCTTGCAGGAACGCCGGGCAATGGGGCATCAGGGCCGCAACTGGCTGTTTTTTGGGGAGCAGCACGCCGCCAGCGACTTCTATTACAAGGACGAGCTGCAAGGCCTGCAGCACGACGGTCTGCTCACCCACTTGAGCCTGGCGTTTTCCCGCGACCAGGCCCAGAAGATCTACGTGCAGGACCGCATCCGTGAGCACGGCGCCGAGCTGTGGCGCTGGCTGCAGGACGGCGCCAGGCTGTACGTCTGCGGCGACGCGAGCCATATGGCCAAGGACGTCGACCAGGCACTGCGCCAAGTGGCGCAAACCCACGGCGGGCTTGGCGCAGAAGACGCGGTGGACTACTGGCGGCAATTAAGTGAGCAGAAACGTTATCTGCGTGATGTGTACTGA